The Peribacillus sp. FSL E2-0218 genome contains a region encoding:
- the addA gene encoding helicase-exonuclease AddAB subunit AddA, with protein sequence MSKTIIPALPADVTWTEDQWKAIWAKDQDILVAAAAGSGKTAVLVNRIIQKVISEDEPIDVDELLVVTFTNASAAEMRHRVGEALEQAISDNPQSQHLRKQLSLINRASISTLHSFCLEVIRKYYYLTDIDPAFRIADSTEVQLLRDEVMEELFEEQYGQSDNETFFQLVDAFTSDRNDDALQDIVRSLHDFSQSNPDPDRWLDGAASMYELADGEGIDDLSFIASLKFDIGLQLDTARDLLERSLALTKVPGGPAPRAENYLADLAMVAKLSEVKEQSWDALYEEIQNVKFGTAKRCTGADFIKEISDEATKYRDKAKKIIKALQEELFSRKPESYLRDIRELKGYVDTLILLVKRFDARFFAAKAEKNLVDFADLEHYCLQILTGETVAGERKPSEAAIEYRNQFKEVLVDEYQDTNLVQESILKLVTADGEYDGNLFMVGDVKQSIYRFRLAEPNLFLGKYTRFTHDGIDSGLKIDLNRNFRSRKEVLDGTNFLFQQLMGITVGEIDYDEDAQLKKGAPYPEDVPNPIELHLIDGAADPNAHADTAAEDGFEAEELEKAQLEARQMAKLIKKAISEKHPIYDTKTKQYRSATYRDMVILLRSMPWAPQIMEEFKKQGIPVYANLSTGYFEATEVAIMISLLKVIDNPQQDIPLASVLRSPIVGLDEEEMSQVRLFHTGSYYEALADFYRKSDREEYPALYDKASAFYKKLVKWRKLARQEALSDLIWLLYRETQFYDFAGGMPGGKQRQANLRALYDRARQYEASSFRGLFRFLRFIERMQERGDDLGAARALGEQEDVVRLMTIHSSKGLEFPIVFIAGLSKQFNRMDIRKSYLLDKDYGFAAKYVNPELRITYPSLPQLAFKKKKQLELIAEEMRVLYVALTRAKEKLYLIASINDAEKTQQDWASNAAHGEWLLKDYVRAGAKSYLDWIGPALVRHRDSLMEGQGLEMESHPSNWSISIVPSEELAVLDEEEAIVQEQLLEHVQKSEKVGIVSEFYEDIKAQLEWEYPEYEASVHRSKQSVSELKRQYELKDETGSTELLRKFQRPITKRPTFMQEKSLTPAERGTITHLVMQHIDLSQQITVQAVQELMVDLIQRELLTEEQKEAVDPETIVVFFDSEIGRRMQKSLNIRREVPFTMSLPAKEAYADWASGEEEILIQGVIDCIFEDERGLVLLDYKTDTINGRFANGFEGAKEILADRYRMQLQLYTRAVEGILNKKVTNRYLFFFDGSHLLEV encoded by the coding sequence ATGAGTAAAACGATAATACCTGCTCTTCCAGCAGATGTGACCTGGACCGAAGACCAATGGAAGGCGATATGGGCCAAGGATCAGGACATTTTGGTTGCGGCCGCTGCCGGTTCCGGGAAAACGGCAGTGCTTGTCAATCGGATCATTCAAAAAGTGATATCGGAAGATGAGCCGATCGATGTTGATGAACTGCTCGTCGTAACATTCACCAATGCTTCGGCTGCCGAGATGCGTCATAGGGTAGGTGAGGCATTGGAACAAGCGATTTCTGATAATCCGCAGTCACAGCATCTTCGTAAGCAGCTGAGCTTGATTAATCGTGCCTCGATATCGACCCTGCATTCCTTTTGTTTAGAGGTGATCCGGAAGTATTACTATCTGACGGATATCGACCCGGCTTTCAGGATAGCCGATTCTACAGAAGTCCAGCTGCTTCGTGATGAAGTAATGGAAGAGCTTTTCGAGGAGCAGTACGGACAAAGTGATAATGAAACGTTCTTTCAATTGGTTGATGCATTCACGAGCGATCGAAACGATGATGCACTTCAGGATATCGTTCGATCGCTCCACGATTTTTCGCAATCGAACCCTGATCCCGATCGATGGCTCGATGGGGCCGCCAGCATGTATGAGTTGGCTGATGGTGAGGGCATTGACGACCTTTCGTTCATCGCTTCATTGAAATTTGATATTGGGTTGCAGCTGGACACGGCAAGGGATTTGTTGGAACGCTCGCTTGCGTTGACAAAAGTGCCGGGGGGACCGGCGCCAAGGGCTGAAAACTATTTGGCTGACCTTGCCATGGTTGCCAAACTGTCGGAAGTGAAAGAGCAATCCTGGGATGCGCTTTACGAAGAAATCCAAAACGTGAAATTCGGAACGGCAAAACGCTGCACTGGTGCAGATTTCATCAAGGAAATATCGGATGAGGCCACGAAATATCGTGATAAGGCGAAGAAAATCATCAAAGCGTTACAGGAAGAGTTGTTTTCCCGTAAGCCGGAAAGCTACCTGCGCGACATAAGGGAGCTCAAGGGATATGTAGACACACTCATCCTGCTGGTGAAACGATTCGATGCACGATTCTTCGCGGCCAAAGCAGAAAAGAACTTGGTCGACTTCGCTGATTTGGAACATTATTGCCTGCAAATCCTGACTGGTGAAACCGTAGCGGGTGAACGAAAACCATCGGAGGCTGCCATCGAATACAGGAACCAGTTCAAAGAGGTGCTTGTCGATGAGTATCAGGATACGAACCTTGTTCAGGAATCGATTTTAAAACTGGTGACGGCCGATGGTGAATATGATGGAAATCTTTTCATGGTTGGTGATGTCAAGCAGTCCATTTACCGGTTCAGGCTTGCCGAACCGAATCTCTTCCTTGGAAAGTACACCCGCTTTACTCATGATGGAATTGATTCTGGGCTGAAAATTGATTTGAACCGCAATTTCCGAAGCCGTAAAGAGGTTCTGGATGGAACGAATTTCTTGTTTCAGCAGTTGATGGGCATCACAGTCGGTGAGATTGATTATGATGAGGATGCTCAATTGAAAAAAGGTGCGCCTTATCCCGAAGACGTCCCCAATCCGATTGAACTCCATTTGATTGATGGGGCAGCTGATCCAAATGCACATGCGGATACGGCGGCGGAGGACGGATTTGAGGCAGAGGAGCTTGAGAAAGCGCAGCTAGAAGCAAGGCAGATGGCCAAGCTCATTAAAAAGGCCATAAGTGAAAAGCATCCGATATATGATACGAAGACCAAACAGTACCGTTCGGCCACTTATCGGGATATGGTCATCCTGCTGCGTTCGATGCCATGGGCACCGCAAATCATGGAAGAATTTAAAAAGCAAGGGATTCCAGTCTATGCCAATTTATCGACAGGGTATTTTGAAGCGACAGAAGTTGCGATCATGATTTCCCTGTTGAAGGTGATTGATAATCCGCAGCAGGATATCCCCTTGGCATCCGTTCTTCGTTCCCCCATCGTCGGGTTGGATGAAGAAGAAATGTCACAGGTACGATTATTCCATACCGGGAGTTATTACGAAGCATTAGCTGATTTTTACAGGAAGAGTGATCGGGAAGAGTACCCAGCGCTTTATGATAAGGCTTCGGCTTTTTATAAAAAACTGGTCAAGTGGAGAAAGCTTGCCAGGCAGGAAGCATTATCAGATTTAATTTGGCTGTTATACCGCGAAACCCAGTTCTACGATTTTGCAGGGGGGATGCCTGGCGGCAAACAGCGTCAGGCCAATTTGAGGGCATTGTATGACAGGGCAAGGCAATATGAAGCAAGCTCCTTTCGCGGATTGTTCCGTTTCCTGCGGTTCATCGAAAGGATGCAGGAGCGCGGAGATGATTTAGGGGCGGCTCGGGCTTTAGGCGAACAGGAAGATGTAGTCCGCTTGATGACGATCCACTCCTCAAAGGGCTTGGAATTCCCGATCGTGTTTATTGCCGGACTTTCCAAACAATTCAATAGGATGGATATCCGCAAATCGTATTTACTTGATAAGGATTATGGATTCGCAGCTAAGTACGTCAATCCCGAATTGCGGATCACTTATCCATCCCTGCCCCAGTTGGCATTTAAGAAAAAGAAGCAGCTTGAACTGATTGCCGAGGAGATGCGGGTCCTCTACGTGGCACTGACAAGAGCTAAGGAAAAGCTTTATTTGATTGCCAGCATCAATGATGCGGAAAAAACGCAGCAAGACTGGGCAAGCAATGCGGCGCATGGAGAATGGTTATTAAAGGACTATGTACGGGCAGGTGCCAAAAGCTATCTTGATTGGATTGGCCCAGCCCTTGTCCGCCATCGCGATTCACTTATGGAAGGCCAAGGCCTGGAAATGGAGTCGCATCCATCGAACTGGTCGATTTCGATCGTTCCAAGTGAGGAGCTTGCCGTTCTGGATGAAGAAGAGGCAATTGTACAGGAGCAATTACTTGAACATGTCCAGAAATCGGAGAAGGTCGGAATCGTTTCCGAGTTTTATGAAGATATTAAAGCACAGCTTGAATGGGAGTACCCGGAATATGAGGCTTCCGTGCATCGTTCGAAGCAATCCGTTTCTGAGCTGAAGCGTCAATATGAATTGAAGGACGAAACGGGCTCCACGGAATTATTGCGTAAATTTCAGCGTCCCATCACGAAGCGCCCGACTTTCATGCAGGAAAAATCACTTACCCCTGCGGAAAGGGGGACGATTACCCATCTAGTGATGCAGCATATTGATTTATCCCAGCAGATTACCGTTCAAGCGGTCCAAGAATTGATGGTGGATTTGATACAACGTGAACTGTTGACAGAGGAACAGAAAGAAGCTGTGGACCCGGAGACGATTGTCGTTTTCTTTGACAGTGAAATCGGGCGAAGAATGCAAAAGTCGCTGAACATTCGCCGGGAAGTGCCATTCACGATGTCATTGCCGGCAAAGGAAGCTTACGCCGATTGGGCTTCCGGTGAAGAGGAAATCCTGATTCAAGGTGTGATTGATTGTATTTTTGAGGATGAACGGGGCCTTGTCCTGCTGGATTATAAAACGGATACGATAAACGGCCGATTTGCCAATGGGTTTGAAGGAGCTAAAGAAATCCTTGCCGATCGATACCGGATGCAGCTCCAGCTTTATACGAGGGCTGTTGAAGGGATACTGAATAAGAAAGTAACCAACCGCTACTTGTTTTTCTTTGATGGGTCACATTTATTGGAAGTTTAA
- a CDS encoding spore germination protein has translation MPAIVGPIQIFNVGEGNLLFGDAAVISPKSSSKSVTGSGSANTGAIVFTANGLNGSNVLDINGIDQPIAGNN, from the coding sequence ATGCCAGCCATAGTCGGCCCAATTCAAATATTCAATGTAGGGGAAGGAAATCTATTATTCGGTGATGCAGCGGTCATTTCTCCAAAGTCATCCTCCAAATCGGTCACAGGATCAGGTTCAGCGAACACAGGTGCCATCGTTTTTACCGCCAACGGACTGAATGGAAGCAATGTCCTTGATATCAATGGAATCGACCAACCCATTGCAGGGAATAATTAA
- a CDS encoding spore germination protein GerPE: protein MFSRISKVKSILSDTVSFCSTMQIGDTSYIDGNALALAVQKKSETFGSVDIQFKDYDIFKRPIYIPRLYEPVYSTFANSNPFIRVGHINIIGISSSSVVGVGNVGHIRMESRVKHIRQVPKKVEETSVEDSTNNT, encoded by the coding sequence ATGTTCTCTCGAATATCGAAAGTGAAATCCATATTATCCGATACGGTCTCATTCTGCTCGACCATGCAAATCGGGGACACTTCCTATATAGACGGAAATGCCCTTGCATTAGCCGTTCAAAAGAAAAGCGAGACTTTTGGTTCAGTGGACATTCAATTCAAAGACTATGACATTTTTAAGCGGCCCATTTATATTCCGAGATTGTATGAACCGGTCTACTCAACATTTGCAAATTCGAATCCCTTCATACGTGTCGGCCATATCAATATCATCGGGATATCATCCTCTTCCGTGGTTGGCGTGGGCAATGTCGGCCACATACGTATGGAATCCAGGGTGAAGCACATTCGGCAGGTCCCTAAAAAGGTCGAAGAAACATCCGTTGAGGATTCAACAAACAATACTTGA
- the gerPC gene encoding spore germination protein GerPC, with protein sequence MNQDLYSYSMQMQRYLEAQDKRIMKLEHELKRLTDELAELKNRPPIHVDRIEYKFDQLKVESLDGTLNIGLNPNDLNNIDEFAVNNQPVQPAPNLFPGRELVVQEIHNDILSDLENMIHDTESQLKISLEPSYHDFIKQDVERQLHQRINMYYDNLSYPERAPQQRDNVKEKVKERVKSDIQAALFQFITHSQAETGGNVNGV encoded by the coding sequence GTGAATCAGGATCTTTATTCGTACTCCATGCAAATGCAGCGTTATCTAGAAGCCCAGGATAAGCGGATCATGAAACTTGAACACGAACTCAAACGCCTGACGGATGAACTTGCCGAGCTGAAAAATAGGCCGCCAATCCATGTTGATAGAATTGAATATAAATTCGATCAATTAAAAGTCGAATCACTGGACGGTACGTTGAATATCGGTTTAAATCCGAATGATCTAAACAACATTGATGAATTCGCCGTTAATAACCAACCCGTTCAGCCTGCTCCAAATTTATTTCCAGGCCGGGAACTCGTTGTCCAGGAAATTCATAACGACATTCTTTCAGACTTGGAAAATATGATTCACGATACGGAAAGCCAGCTGAAAATTTCATTGGAGCCTTCTTATCATGACTTCATTAAACAAGACGTTGAACGTCAGCTCCATCAACGGATCAATATGTATTACGATAACCTCTCTTACCCGGAACGTGCACCGCAGCAACGTGATAACGTTAAGGAAAAGGTCAAGGAAAGGGTAAAATCCGATATTCAAGCGGCATTGTTTCAATTCATCACACATTCACAAGCAGAAACAGGAGGAAATGTAAATGGAGTTTAA
- a CDS encoding spore germination protein GerPB — protein sequence MIFNIHQTIQINMIKIESIANSSVFQIGSAGVIKPYSTLANTGGFTEPAPEIETDIAPLSTFVPFTPPSS from the coding sequence ATGATTTTCAATATTCACCAAACCATCCAAATCAATATGATCAAAATTGAAAGCATCGCAAACTCCTCCGTTTTTCAAATCGGGAGTGCAGGCGTGATCAAACCATATTCCACATTGGCCAATACCGGCGGCTTCACTGAGCCAGCACCGGAAATCGAAACTGATATAGCACCATTGTCCACCTTCGTTCCATTTACTCCTCCTAGTTCATAG
- a CDS encoding spore germination protein: MPAIVGIVQVINVGSSGVVHIGDVFKINPYSTSKTFAGAGSFNTGESISLYNAYSTTNTNDTDGVDQPMVLNL; this comes from the coding sequence TTGCCGGCCATTGTAGGTATCGTTCAAGTCATTAACGTCGGTAGCAGTGGCGTTGTCCATATTGGTGACGTCTTTAAAATTAATCCATACTCCACTTCAAAAACATTTGCAGGTGCTGGTTCGTTCAATACAGGTGAATCCATTTCACTTTATAATGCCTATAGCACCACAAATACAAATGATACAGATGGTGTTGACCAGCCAATGGTCTTAAATCTCTAA
- a CDS encoding MFS transporter, which produces MKRIHYSWVILILTFFSIIVAGIIRSSSGVFIVPFENEYGWDRSIISLAFAVSLFLYGLSGPFMAALIEVLGLKKMMVLGMSTLLAGICLTFFMEHEWQLMLIWGMIIGLGSGVFLTVLSPYVANRWFEKRRGLAVGILTASTATGQLILLPALAIIIENYSFKWALGLIVFLSLIMLLMILFFMKNTPKEVGLLPYGTEEEIKEEAAVQKKNPIGMAFRSLNEAVRVKEFWLLAGSFFICGLSTNGLIGTHFISYCISFGLPVVTAASLLSFMGIFDLIGTTLSGWLSDRFDNRWLLFWYYGLRGASLVFLPFALKEGTITLLILFSVFYGLDWIATVPPTISISRQVFGVEKSGIVYGWIFASHQAGAAVAAYGGGLIFKVFNSYTWAFFLAGIFCLLGSLFVILIKRKKAVSIVENGAVSP; this is translated from the coding sequence TTGAAACGAATTCATTATAGCTGGGTCATCTTAATCCTTACATTTTTTTCAATTATTGTAGCAGGGATCATTAGGTCCTCATCCGGCGTATTCATCGTACCATTTGAAAATGAATATGGGTGGGACCGTTCCATCATTTCCTTGGCATTTGCGGTAAGTCTATTTCTTTATGGATTATCGGGGCCCTTCATGGCTGCCTTGATTGAAGTGCTTGGATTAAAGAAAATGATGGTACTTGGCATGTCGACTTTATTGGCAGGCATATGCCTCACATTTTTCATGGAGCATGAGTGGCAGCTGATGCTTATCTGGGGGATGATCATAGGACTGGGTTCGGGCGTGTTTTTGACTGTATTGAGCCCGTATGTGGCGAATCGTTGGTTCGAAAAGCGGCGGGGGCTCGCAGTCGGGATATTAACAGCCAGCACGGCTACTGGTCAGCTCATTTTGCTGCCGGCTTTAGCCATCATCATAGAGAATTACTCTTTTAAATGGGCGCTTGGATTGATCGTTTTCCTGAGCTTGATCATGCTGCTGATGATCCTGTTTTTCATGAAAAATACGCCGAAGGAAGTTGGCCTCCTTCCGTATGGGACGGAAGAAGAAATCAAGGAGGAAGCTGCGGTTCAAAAGAAGAATCCCATTGGCATGGCTTTTCGATCTTTAAATGAAGCGGTGCGGGTCAAGGAATTCTGGTTATTGGCAGGTAGCTTTTTCATATGCGGACTATCAACGAACGGGTTGATCGGGACACATTTCATTTCTTACTGCATCAGTTTCGGTTTGCCGGTCGTTACGGCAGCATCATTGCTCTCTTTCATGGGTATCTTCGATTTGATTGGCACAACCTTATCGGGCTGGTTATCGGACCGTTTTGATAACCGCTGGCTGCTGTTTTGGTATTACGGCTTAAGGGGAGCTTCCCTTGTATTTCTTCCTTTTGCCCTCAAAGAGGGTACGATCACCCTGTTGATCCTCTTCTCCGTATTTTACGGATTGGATTGGATAGCGACGGTTCCCCCGACCATCAGCATTTCAAGGCAAGTCTTCGGGGTGGAGAAGAGCGGGATTGTCTATGGGTGGATATTCGCTTCCCACCAGGCCGGTGCTGCGGTGGCGGCATACGGCGGTGGCCTGATTTTCAAGGTTTTCAACTCCTATACATGGGCATTTTTCCTTGCGGGGATCTTCTGCTTATTGGGAAGCTTGTTCGTCATATTGATAAAGAGGAAAAAAGCGGTTTCCATCGTGGAAAATGGTGCAGTGAGTCCATAA
- a CDS encoding DUF418 domain-containing protein → MNGTMISLQENKRIVSIDILRGLAILGIFLVNMPAFHSPLLYIDGARRWPGGWDGILYRLSDVMAQASFYPLFAFLFGFGAIILAIRSEEKGIAFPVLFTKRLSFLLVLGCIHAFFIWHGDILINYAVFGFALLFFYQMKGKTLILVGTVCYVLPFAILGALLLVMGSIDSEGLAIQTDSTMMKRSLEIYQSSTFLQIVNQRALDWYKVNNLANSGILFLSIFPFFLIGAGVAKQGYLLNPVQFRKKLKAIMIVSLLLGLAIKTLPYVAVYHFGTIFVQDYFGGPLLTIFYITAVTLIVEKNGVSRLLMPLSHVGRMSMSNYLFQSIVCTSIFYSYGLGLYGSISYTTGFILLIALFCLQLLLSRLWMSLYKYGPVEYIWRFVTYGKRPLMRR, encoded by the coding sequence TTGAACGGAACGATGATATCATTGCAGGAAAATAAACGGATCGTTAGCATCGATATATTACGAGGCTTGGCCATTTTAGGGATTTTTTTAGTGAATATGCCTGCTTTCCACTCCCCGCTCTTGTACATCGATGGTGCAAGGCGATGGCCCGGGGGCTGGGACGGGATATTATACAGGCTCAGTGATGTCATGGCCCAGGCCAGCTTTTATCCGTTATTTGCATTTTTATTCGGTTTCGGTGCGATTATCCTGGCCATCAGGAGTGAAGAAAAGGGGATAGCCTTTCCTGTCCTGTTTACGAAAAGGCTATCCTTCCTGCTGGTTCTTGGGTGCATTCATGCTTTTTTCATCTGGCATGGCGATATCCTTATTAATTATGCTGTGTTCGGGTTTGCCTTATTGTTTTTTTATCAGATGAAGGGAAAGACGTTAATTTTAGTGGGCACGGTGTGTTATGTTCTGCCCTTTGCCATATTGGGTGCGCTTCTCCTGGTTATGGGCAGCATCGATAGCGAGGGGCTGGCGATACAAACAGATTCGACGATGATGAAGCGGTCTTTGGAAATTTATCAATCAAGCACATTTCTGCAAATCGTCAATCAGAGGGCGCTAGATTGGTATAAGGTGAATAATCTCGCGAATTCCGGCATCCTTTTTTTATCGATTTTTCCGTTTTTCTTGATCGGGGCAGGTGTTGCCAAGCAAGGCTATTTGCTAAACCCGGTGCAATTTAGGAAGAAATTGAAAGCAATCATGATCGTAAGCCTGCTATTGGGTCTGGCGATCAAAACTCTACCATATGTGGCGGTATACCATTTTGGCACGATTTTCGTACAGGATTATTTTGGCGGGCCGTTATTGACGATATTTTATATTACAGCCGTCACGCTTATTGTGGAAAAAAATGGAGTTTCCCGGTTGTTGATGCCCCTTTCCCATGTTGGCAGGATGTCGATGAGCAATTACTTATTCCAATCGATTGTCTGCACCTCGATTTTCTATTCATACGGCCTTGGTTTATACGGATCGATTTCTTACACGACAGGGTTCATTTTGCTAATCGCTCTGTTTTGCTTGCAACTCCTGTTATCCCGCTTATGGATGAGCCTGTATAAATATGGCCCGGTTGAATATATCTGGCGTTTTGTTACATATGGAAAAAGGCCGCTTATGCGTAGGTAG
- a CDS encoding YisL family protein → MTTHLHITAWVIGIILFFVTYSMYKSGNPKAKMLHMITRLFYLLIILTGGMLITDFGAYAVKMIVGIIVIAAMEMVLVRTKKRKTTSAMWILFAVALVFVVYLGLSLPQGLYLFK, encoded by the coding sequence ATGACTACACACTTGCATATTACAGCGTGGGTAATCGGAATCATCCTTTTCTTTGTCACATATTCGATGTATAAAAGTGGAAATCCGAAAGCGAAAATGCTACATATGATTACAAGGTTATTCTATCTATTAATTATTTTGACTGGCGGAATGCTGATTACCGATTTTGGTGCCTATGCCGTTAAAATGATCGTCGGCATCATCGTGATTGCTGCGATGGAAATGGTATTGGTCCGTACGAAGAAAAGGAAAACCACAAGTGCCATGTGGATCTTATTCGCCGTTGCATTAGTATTCGTCGTGTATTTGGGGCTTTCCCTGCCACAAGGACTTTACCTCTTTAAATAG
- a CDS encoding DUF2777 domain-containing protein codes for MSQQQRTKLMNRQTRAFTEGTVENINQQWIFFDDETDEACSIEDHVDSVIEVYRGGRWQQGVVEEEGKILLHREITFLKENEPIRIRKKLLYSFERLLEELNDDSFFQFVTTLNSLDFSIYDCIYSYNQLTFLRTVPNQSGVNFFTFDNENQICLVQHHFSYGKKDHDRFEFTLNTGKRIVIEKVNSQ; via the coding sequence ATGAGTCAGCAACAACGAACCAAACTAATGAACAGGCAAACGAGAGCTTTTACCGAAGGAACAGTGGAAAATATCAATCAACAATGGATTTTCTTCGATGATGAAACAGATGAGGCCTGCTCCATCGAAGACCATGTTGATAGCGTCATTGAAGTATACAGGGGTGGGCGTTGGCAGCAAGGAGTGGTCGAGGAAGAGGGAAAAATCCTGCTTCACCGGGAGATCACCTTCCTAAAGGAAAACGAACCCATCCGGATTCGCAAAAAGCTGCTCTACTCTTTTGAGCGTTTGTTGGAAGAATTGAACGATGATTCGTTTTTCCAATTTGTAACGACCTTAAATTCTCTTGATTTTTCCATTTATGATTGTATATATAGCTATAATCAGCTCACGTTTTTAAGGACCGTCCCGAACCAGTCCGGCGTGAATTTCTTCACCTTCGATAACGAGAATCAAATATGTCTCGTCCAGCACCATTTTTCTTATGGGAAAAAGGATCATGATCGCTTCGAATTCACCTTGAACACCGGGAAAAGGATCGTCATTGAAAAAGTGAATTCCCAATAG
- the asnB gene encoding asparagine synthase (glutamine-hydrolyzing), which produces MCGITGWVHFRKDLRTETKTLESMTKTLAKRGPDEDNVWSEAHVAFGHKRLTVVDAEGGKQPMTKNQQDGRYTLSYNGELYNTEDLRKQLLLKGYSFKGHSDTEVLLTSYIEWKEKCIDLFNGIFAFAIWDEKEQKLFVARDRMGVKPLFYTEKDGGFIFGSELKAILAHPDVKTEIDREGLSEVFGVGPSRKPGSGVFRNIHELRPAHALTLSRKGLRIWRYWNVKSEEHRDSLDETAEKVRFLVEDAVTRQLVSDVPLCTFLSGGLDSSAITAIAANSYQKEGKGRLHTYSIDYEDNERYFKANDFQPNSDGYWIKKMSDTFNTVHHSSIITQELLTDHLTEAVLVRDLPGMADVDSSLLWFCKEIKQDFVVGLSGECADEIFGGYPWFHREDDLNRAGFPWMRSTDERVSLLKGGWRDKLKLEQYAQEAYLTTLAETPKLDGENGIAAKRRELFYVNLLWFMTTLLDRKDRMSMGASLEVRVPFADHRLVEYAWNIPWDMKMEGNREKGILRKALEGLLPDEVLYRKKSPYPKTHNPQYTDRVQGWLKELLRDKNSVLHEFFDKQKLNDIVDSKGAAFKVPWFGQLMSGPQLLAHLAQTHVWFKEYDIQIIE; this is translated from the coding sequence ATGTGTGGGATAACAGGCTGGGTGCATTTTCGAAAAGATTTACGAACTGAAACGAAAACACTGGAAAGCATGACGAAAACATTGGCAAAGCGGGGGCCTGACGAGGATAATGTCTGGAGCGAAGCCCATGTCGCCTTTGGCCATAAACGATTGACGGTTGTAGATGCGGAAGGCGGAAAACAGCCGATGACGAAAAATCAACAAGACGGCAGATATACGCTAAGCTACAATGGGGAGCTATATAACACCGAAGATCTTCGTAAACAGCTATTATTAAAAGGATATTCCTTTAAGGGTCATTCTGATACAGAAGTTTTACTAACTTCTTATATTGAATGGAAAGAAAAATGCATTGACTTGTTCAATGGGATTTTTGCGTTTGCAATCTGGGATGAAAAGGAGCAAAAATTATTCGTTGCAAGAGATCGGATGGGGGTAAAACCATTATTTTACACGGAAAAGGATGGCGGGTTCATTTTTGGATCTGAACTGAAGGCGATATTAGCCCACCCGGATGTAAAGACGGAGATTGACCGTGAAGGACTGTCTGAAGTTTTTGGTGTCGGTCCTTCCCGAAAGCCGGGATCGGGTGTGTTTCGTAATATTCACGAATTAAGGCCCGCCCATGCCCTTACATTATCGAGGAAGGGGCTCAGGATTTGGCGCTATTGGAATGTGAAAAGTGAAGAGCATAGGGATTCCCTCGATGAAACGGCCGAGAAGGTCCGTTTTCTTGTCGAGGATGCAGTGACGAGGCAGCTTGTATCCGATGTTCCACTGTGTACCTTCCTGTCAGGGGGGCTTGATTCAAGTGCCATTACGGCCATTGCTGCCAACTCCTATCAAAAAGAAGGAAAAGGACGGCTCCATACGTATTCGATTGATTATGAAGATAATGAACGCTATTTCAAGGCGAATGATTTTCAGCCCAACTCCGATGGTTATTGGATAAAAAAAATGTCGGATACCTTCAATACGGTTCACCATTCATCGATTATCACCCAGGAACTGCTAACGGATCATCTGACGGAAGCGGTGCTTGTAAGGGACCTCCCGGGCATGGCGGACGTCGACTCTTCCTTACTTTGGTTTTGTAAGGAAATCAAGCAGGATTTCGTCGTAGGCCTATCAGGCGAGTGTGCGGACGAGATTTTCGGCGGTTATCCATGGTTTCACCGCGAGGACGATTTGAATCGGGCAGGGTTCCCCTGGATGAGGTCTACGGATGAACGAGTATCTTTATTGAAGGGGGGCTGGCGTGACAAGCTGAAGCTGGAGCAATACGCACAGGAAGCCTATTTGACCACCCTTGCCGAAACACCTAAATTGGATGGCGAAAATGGTATAGCAGCAAAGCGCCGGGAGCTATTCTATGTGAACTTATTATGGTTCATGACCACGCTTCTTGACCGCAAGGACCGGATGAGCATGGGAGCAAGCCTGGAGGTGCGGGTACCATTTGCCGATCACCGCCTTGTCGAATATGCGTGGAACATCCCTTGGGATATGAAAATGGAGGGGAACCGCGAAAAGGGTATACTAAGGAAAGCGCTGGAAGGGCTGTTGCCTGATGAGGTATTGTATCGTAAGAAAAGTCCCTACCCCAAAACTCATAACCCTCAATACACAGACCGTGTGCAGGGTTGGCTAAAAGAGCTGCTGAGGGACAAAAATTCCGTCCTGCACGAATTTTTCGATAAACAGAAGTTAAATGACATTGTCGACTCCAAAGGGGCCGCATTTAAGGTGCCATGGTTCGGACAATTAATGTCGGGTCCGCAGTTACTTGCCCACTTGGCACAGACCCATGTATGGTTCAAAGAATATGATATCCAAATCATTGAATGA